The following are encoded together in the Drosophila sechellia strain sech25 chromosome 3R, ASM438219v1, whole genome shotgun sequence genome:
- the LOC6619190 gene encoding protein Turandot Z: MLDADRNRLQQLQIRSQQSTDANTQVDIAYEVIGIYDKYKGQGGSNVLREAQLNSQVNDFKRKTMVIDGVPAQGGVWGILGAIKKAADAVPDNVKKDAENLVKSSTKVLVRGIYDYLMGKMKQH; the protein is encoded by the coding sequence ATGCTGGATGCAGATCGCAACCGGCTCCAGCAACTTCAGATTCGAAGTCAGCAGTCTACGGATGCCAACACTCAGGTGGATATTGCTTATGAAGTCATCGGAATTTATGATAAATACAAGGGCCAGGGGGGATCGAATGTGTTGAGAGAGGCTCAATTGAATTCACAAGTCAATGATTTTAAAAGAAAGACTATGGTCATCGATGGAGTGCCAGCCCAAGGAGGAGTTTGGGGTATTTTAGGAGCAATAAAGAAGGCCGCTGATGCCGTTCCTGACAATGTGAAGAAGGATGCTGAGAACTTGGTTAAGAGCTCTACAAAAGTCTTAGTTCGGGGCATATACGACTATCTTATGGGTAAAATGAAGCAGCACTGA
- the LOC6619194 gene encoding protein Turandot B has product MNFKTALICFALLLIGTLCSAYSNQERQRDSRRVAEIMRTSLDDNTKINRIQELLTIYNRMAPSLRPDERARIDRFISRHTEGIIVDGVPSQGGARKIFKKTLSPAAKSVATGFFTELGASLASLFTSWFPTTTTERNH; this is encoded by the exons atgaattttaaaactGCTTTGAT CTGTTTCGCACTGCTCCTGATTGGAACGCTATGCTCGGCATATTCCAATCAAGAACGTCAACGTGACAGTCGTAGGGTTGCTGAAATTATGCGAACCTCCTTGGACGACAATACCAAAATCAACCGAATCCAGGAGCTACTTACCATATACAATCGCATGGCTCCTAGTTTGAGACCAGATGAAAGGGCGAGAATCGACAGATTCATAAGTCGACATACGGAAGGAATCATCGTCGATGGAGTACCCAGTCAAGGTGGTGCTAGGAAGATCTTTAAGAAGACTCTGTCTCCGGCTGCAAAGAGCGTGGCAACTGGATTCTTTACCGAACTCGGTGCAAGTCTTGCAAGCCTATTCACTAGCTGGTTTCCAACCACCACCACAGAACGAAACCATTGA
- the LOC6619195 gene encoding protein Turandot C, with amino-acid sequence MNASISLLCFALLLISPFCLGYSDEERESDSLRVAEILQTSKDDESKINRTQELLDIFRRLAPSLSPEDRERIERSIKEHTDEILIDGVPSQGGRKTKYVGKILSPVAQGLAIGFFEELGGSLSRLFTG; translated from the exons ATGAATGCCTCCATTTCTCTACT GTGCTTTGCCCTGCTCCTGATTAGTCCTTTTTGCTTGGGCTATTCTGATGAGGAAAGGGAATCGGACAGCCTTAGGGTTGCAGAAATTCTTCAAACCTCCAAGGACGACGAATCGAAGATCAATCGAACCCAAGAGCTGCTTGACATCTTTAGGCGCCTGGCTCCCTCGTTGTCCCCTGAAGATAGGGAGCGGATTGAAAGATCCATTAAGGAGCATACGGATGAAATTCTAATCGATGGAGTTCCGAGTCAGGGGGGCCGAAAAACGAAGTACGTCGGAAAAATCCTATCTCCAGTTGCACAAGGCCTTGCAATTGGATTCTTTGAAGAACTCGGTGGTAGCCTTTCCAGACTCTTCACTGGATAA
- the LOC6619197 gene encoding protein Turandot A1/2 produces the protein MNSSTALMCFALLLISPLCLGYSDEDREADSRRIAEIIQNAQDDDSKINSTQELLDIYRRLYPTLSLEDRENIDKFVNEHTDAIVIDGVPIQGGRKAKIIGKIVSPAAKGLAVGFFEELGSKIAQLFTG, from the exons ATGAATTCTTCAACGGCTCTTAT GTGCTTTGCACTGCTGCTGATTAGTCCTCTATGCTTGGGCTATTCCGACGAAGATCGTGAAGCTGACAGCCGTAGAATTGCTGAAATTATCCAAAACGCCCAGGACGATGACTCCAAAATCAACAGCACCCAGGAACTACTCGACATCTATAGGCGTTTATATCCCACTTTGAGCCTTGAGGATCGGGAGAATATCGATAAGTTCGTCAACGAGCATACGGATGCCATTGTAATCGATGGAGTTCCGATTCAGGGAGGTCGAAAGGCGAAGATCATTGGAAAGATTGTATCTCCAGCTGCGAAGGGTCTTGCAGTTGGATTCTTTGAGGAACTGGGTTCCAAGATTGCTCAATTATTCACTGGTTAA
- the LOC6619198 gene encoding protein Turandot A1/2 has translation MNSSTALMCFALLLISPLCLGYSDEDREADSRRIAEIIQNAQDDDSKINSTQELLDIYRRLYPTLSLEDRENIDKFVNEHTDAIVIDGVPIQGGRKAKIIGKIVSPAAKGLAVGFFEELGSKIAQLFTG, from the exons ATGAATTCTTCAACTGCTCTTAT GTGCTTTGCACTGCTGCTGATTAGTCCTCTATGCTTGGGCTATTCCGACGAAGATCGTGAAGCTGACAGCCGTAGAATTGCTGAAATTATCCAAAACGCCCAGGACGATGACTCCAAAATCAACAGCACCCAGGAACTACTCGACATCTATAGGCGTTTATATCCCACTTTGAGCCTTGAGGATCGGGAGAATATCGATAAGTTCGTCAACGAGCATACGGATGCCATTGTAATCGATGGAGTTCCGATTCAGGGAGGTCGAAAGGCGAAGATCATTGGAAAGATTGTATCTCCAGCTGCGAAGGGTCTTGCAGTTGGATTCTTTGAGGAACTGGGTTCCAAGATTGCTCAATTATTCACTGGttaa